In one Bacteroidota bacterium genomic region, the following are encoded:
- a CDS encoding gliding motility-associated C-terminal domain-containing protein, giving the protein MKRFFYVLFLLFISLFTFSQATFTPNFAIPSPLCSGIALTTTCAVTPGTTAIVGYTWTSTPAGPVIGAPNASVTSINFGTAGTFTISVTATAGGTNTASVSQVVTVNPTPTITATPNPATICVGNSSTLTAAGGTSYTWTPSSSLSSANGSPVTANPSTSTNYTVVGESGGCSSTAVVSLVVNPAMSVLVTASPSFTTCPGGSATLTATGAGAAGVYTWSPGTGLSSTTGSAVVSSPTGNTAYTIIGLDPLTGCTGTTNVNVVIGSPLSVSVSPITATTCIGGAGVTLSAFGASNYVWSPSASLSSGFGPVVVATPSTSTTYTVLGSTGTCTGQAVVSISVTTPPTLTVTPTNTTICLGSSYTYTATGAGTGGTYTWTPAFTLNNFTGSTVTASPTVTTTYTVTGQTALGCLSLPRVVTLTVVPVPTATVSLLTNTNAIATNTICGNQTATLSVATSTPPPGMAYSYTWSPTMHIVTSSNSASVLAIPAMSVCTQNYLTTYSCTVSYATLQGCKSLVDTVTMSVINCFPPVADFTTAVANDTICTKGCVSFINTSCGGEPQIVKWYSPGGNPDTTSTPFPTICYNVPGDYTVSLAVTNPYGYDSIVKTKIIHVVDTPNTQGLRDTCIRFGQSVQLYGIQALYYKWSPNDGSLTCPDGSPSSCNPLLIYNPIATPTITTKYVVTGYNSKNCKYNDTLTVCVIDDCGEMFVPNAFSPNGDGVNDVLYVRGKCLANFTFQIFNRWGEKVFESSNKDLGWDGTFNSEPLNTGVFVYRLQGTTVNNEPFNLKGNVTLIR; this is encoded by the coding sequence ATGAAAAGATTTTTCTACGTTTTATTTTTACTGTTTATTTCCTTATTCACATTCTCGCAGGCTACTTTTACCCCTAACTTTGCTATTCCTTCGCCTTTGTGTTCCGGTATAGCGTTAACTACAACTTGCGCTGTAACACCAGGAACAACCGCAATTGTTGGTTACACCTGGACGTCAACTCCAGCCGGTCCGGTAATAGGGGCTCCAAACGCATCCGTTACTTCAATTAATTTCGGTACCGCAGGAACTTTTACTATTTCAGTTACCGCAACTGCGGGAGGAACAAATACAGCCAGTGTTAGTCAAGTTGTAACAGTTAATCCAACACCAACAATTACAGCAACTCCAAATCCGGCTACTATTTGTGTAGGTAATAGTTCCACTTTAACTGCAGCGGGAGGCACATCCTATACATGGACACCAAGCTCATCTTTAAGCAGCGCAAATGGTTCTCCGGTTACAGCAAATCCTAGTACAAGTACTAACTATACTGTTGTAGGTGAAAGCGGGGGGTGTTCAAGTACAGCTGTTGTGAGTTTGGTTGTTAATCCCGCTATGTCAGTTTTAGTAACAGCCTCACCTTCTTTCACAACTTGTCCTGGAGGTAGCGCAACATTAACAGCAACAGGTGCGGGTGCCGCCGGTGTTTATACGTGGTCACCGGGAACGGGACTAAGTTCTACAACCGGTTCAGCTGTTGTATCGTCTCCTACAGGTAATACGGCTTATACTATCATAGGACTGGATCCACTTACAGGTTGTACAGGTACAACAAATGTAAATGTGGTGATTGGTTCTCCTTTATCAGTTTCAGTTTCTCCTATAACCGCTACTACTTGTATTGGCGGTGCCGGTGTTACTTTAAGTGCATTCGGTGCTTCAAATTATGTTTGGTCTCCTTCAGCGAGTTTAAGTAGTGGTTTTGGTCCGGTTGTAGTGGCTACTCCAAGTACCTCTACAACTTATACAGTTTTAGGTTCAACCGGTACGTGTACAGGTCAGGCCGTTGTTAGTATTTCTGTTACTACGCCGCCTACATTGACAGTTACGCCAACGAATACGACCATTTGCTTAGGAAGTTCTTATACCTATACAGCAACCGGTGCAGGTACAGGCGGAACCTATACATGGACACCTGCTTTCACCCTGAATAATTTTACCGGCTCTACAGTAACCGCTTCGCCTACTGTTACAACTACCTATACCGTAACCGGACAAACCGCTCTCGGTTGTTTATCTTTACCAAGAGTAGTAACATTAACTGTAGTGCCTGTGCCAACGGCTACTGTTTCATTACTCACCAATACAAATGCCATTGCTACGAATACAATTTGTGGTAACCAAACAGCTACATTATCAGTTGCAACATCTACACCTCCTCCGGGAATGGCCTACAGTTACACATGGTCACCAACTATGCATATTGTTACCTCATCTAATTCAGCTTCTGTTTTGGCAATACCTGCTATGTCGGTTTGTACACAAAATTATTTAACGACGTATTCGTGTACGGTATCTTATGCAACTTTACAGGGTTGTAAAAGTTTAGTGGATACAGTTACTATGAGCGTTATTAATTGTTTTCCTCCTGTTGCCGATTTTACAACAGCTGTTGCTAACGACACCATTTGTACGAAAGGTTGTGTTTCTTTTATTAATACTTCATGCGGCGGTGAACCTCAAATTGTGAAGTGGTACTCTCCAGGAGGAAATCCTGACACTACATCGACACCATTCCCAACTATTTGTTATAATGTACCAGGTGATTACACCGTTAGTTTAGCAGTTACAAATCCTTATGGATATGATAGTATCGTGAAAACTAAAATTATCCATGTGGTCGACACGCCAAATACACAAGGGTTAAGAGATACTTGTATTCGTTTTGGTCAGTCGGTTCAACTTTACGGTATTCAAGCTCTGTATTATAAGTGGTCGCCTAATGATGGATCGTTAACTTGTCCGGATGGCTCTCCAAGCAGTTGTAATCCTTTGTTGATTTATAATCCTATTGCCACACCAACTATTACTACAAAATATGTCGTCACCGGATATAATAGTAAAAACTGTAAGTATAACGATACACTCACGGTCTGTGTCATAGATGATTGTGGTGAGATGTTTGTCCCTAATGCCTTCTCGCCCAATGGAGATGGCGTCAATGATGTCTTATACGTCAGGGGTAAATGCTTAGCAAACTTCACTTTTCAAATTTTTAATCGCTGGGGTGAGAAAGTATTTGAATCTAGTAATAAGGATTTAGGCTGGGATGGAACGTTTAATAGTGAGCCATTAAATACCGGTGTTTTTGTATACAGGTTACAAGGAACAACGGTCAATAATGAACCGTTTAACCTCAAAGGAAATGTTACTTTAATAAGGTAA
- a CDS encoding peptidoglycan DD-metalloendopeptidase family protein has product MKGFIHICALLIMMAVTPSFAGNLHKDDEKNKPGDDKKSKAKRDDTTHHTLNTQIAEIEEDEQDTASILFPSNDLYATWDTTTIHPYNFSDCFRTDSVTICLTDIGEGRFSMPFKGMITSEFGWRRYRPHYGTDIDLEIGDTVVSAFDGMVRIARSKISGYGNVVIIRHTNGLETVYAHLSKILVEAGQPIKAGEILGLGGNTGRSYGAHLHFEMRYLGQALDTEDFIDYAKGDLKTYEFTLRKTDVENKYDLRAMHNRHRHDVGAVKYTTKNGVKYGIYKVRPGDNLGVIAKRCHTTVSAICKKNGIKPTKILQIGQKLKV; this is encoded by the coding sequence ATGAAGGGTTTTATTCATATATGCGCACTCCTTATTATGATGGCTGTAACACCATCATTTGCAGGTAATTTGCATAAAGATGATGAGAAGAATAAACCCGGTGATGACAAGAAAAGTAAGGCTAAAAGAGACGATACTACTCACCACACCTTAAACACTCAAATAGCTGAAATAGAAGAAGATGAACAAGATACAGCAAGTATTTTGTTTCCTTCCAACGATTTATATGCCACCTGGGATACTACTACCATTCATCCTTATAATTTTAGTGATTGTTTTCGGACAGATTCTGTGACGATTTGTTTAACTGATATAGGAGAAGGTCGTTTTTCAATGCCATTTAAAGGAATGATAACCAGCGAATTTGGGTGGAGAAGATATCGTCCGCATTACGGCACTGACATTGATTTGGAAATTGGTGATACTGTAGTGTCTGCCTTTGACGGTATGGTTCGAATCGCAAGAAGTAAGATAAGCGGTTACGGTAATGTAGTAATTATACGTCATACTAACGGATTAGAAACAGTTTATGCTCACTTAAGCAAGATTTTAGTAGAAGCCGGGCAACCTATTAAAGCGGGTGAAATATTAGGTCTGGGTGGAAATACCGGTCGTTCTTACGGAGCTCATTTACATTTTGAAATGCGTTATTTAGGGCAGGCTTTAGATACAGAAGACTTTATTGACTACGCAAAAGGAGATTTAAAAACATACGAATTTACACTAAGGAAAACTGACGTTGAAAACAAGTACGATTTACGTGCCATGCACAATCGTCACCGTCATGACGTTGGTGCAGTAAAATACACTACAAAAAATGGTGTTAAATACGGGATTTATAAAGTAAGACCGGGTGATAACCTGGGAGTGATTGCCAAACGTTGTCACACTACTGTAAGTGCTATCTGTAAAAAGAATGGCATAAAGCCAACCAAGATTTTACAAATTGGTCAGAAACTCAAAGTTTAA